Proteins encoded within one genomic window of Neodiprion fabricii isolate iyNeoFabr1 chromosome 6, iyNeoFabr1.1, whole genome shotgun sequence:
- the LOC124184473 gene encoding 60S ribosomal protein L21, translating to MTNSKGYRRGTRDLFSRKFRKHGTIPLSTYMKVYKVGDIVDVKGNGAVQKGMPYKVYHGKTGRVFNVTPHALGVIVNKRVRGRIIAKRINLRIEHVTHSKCREDFLKRVKENERLRKEAKDKNVQVQLKRQPAQPSAAHIVSGREAPILLAPIPYEFIA from the coding sequence ATGACCAATTCAAAGGGTTATCGTCGTGGTACGAGGGACttattttctcgcaaattcCGGAAACATGGAACAATTCCATTGTCGACGTACATGAAAGTGTACAAAGTTGGGGACATCGTAGACGTGAAAGGTAATGGGGCCGTGCAGAAGGGTATGCCGTACAAGGTTTATCACGGAAAGACTGGACGTGTGTTCAACGTAACTCCACATGCTCTTGGAGTCATCGTCAACAAGCGGGTGCGTGGGCGCATCATTGCCAAACGCATCAACCTCCGCATCGAACATGTCACTCATTCCAAGTGCCGTGAGGATTTCCTCAAGCGTGTAAAGGAAAATGAAAGGCTGAGGAAAGAAGCAAAGGACAAGAACGTCCAGGTCCAGCTTAAGAGACAGCCTGCCCAGCCATCTGCTGCCCACATTGTCTCTGGCCGTGAAGCACCTATCTTACTCGCTCCGATCCCCTATGAATTTATAGCttaa
- the LOC124184466 gene encoding THAP domain-containing protein 2-like isoform X2, with product MSYANLQCRFPRDQFVRRQWVNAIQRKNFMPSNTSVLCSRHFTAECFTYGKSGSQKRVFIKPNAVPTLFPPITQSRRSLMRSILPPPSKTECSENGFLASQSSNPEEYVKLEAQAYTDTNVSEAGMSIESAENVLDMEFLKEQGSSIDWVEHFDQSNSSPAHVNEQSASIDWVQHCERSNDSITQYNRESNPPSFAEEQKNCDDSDDVFEFKSRRRILKNLNSALSRIAAQRKELKIVKQKNRLLEKRLSILKALLTHVLSEKILSEDENISDSESESEIWSG from the exons atGAGCTATGCAAATTTACAATGCAGATTTCCTAGAGATCAATTTGTTCGGCGACAATGGGTGAATGCAATTCAACGTAAAAACTTTATGCCAAGCAATACAAGTGTTCTATGCAGCAGACATTTCACCGCTGAATGTTTTACATATGGAAAGTCTGGCAGCCAAAAAAGGGTATTTATAAAACCGAACGCAGTTCCTACGCTATTTCCACCGATAACACAATCCAG GAGATCCTTAATGCGATCGATACTTCCACCTCCAAGCAAAACAGAATGTTCTGAGAATGGATTTCTTGCGAGTCAATCGAGCAATCCTGAGGAATATGTGAAGTTGGAAGCGCAAGCGTATACCGATACCAATGTCAGTGAGGCTGGTATGTCGATAGAATCAGCAGAAAACGTATTGGACATGGAGTTCCTAAAAGAGCAAGGTAGCTCCATAGACTGGGTTGAACATTTTGACCAAAGCAATAGCTCACCGGCACACGTCAATGAACAGAGTGCCTCTATAGACTGGGTTCAGCATTGTGAACGAAGTAACGACTCCATCACACAATACAATAG agagTCCAATCCTCCATCGTTCGCTGAAGAACAAAAGAATTGTGATGATAGTGACGATGTATTTGAgtttaaatcaagaagaagaattcTTAAGAATTTAAACTCGGCATTGAGCCGTATAGCAGCACAGCGGAAAGAgctaaaaattgtaaaacagaaaaataggCTACTTGAAAAACGTTTATCCATACTTAAAGCACTGTTAACGCATGTGttaagtgaaaaaatactttcagAAGATGAAAACATCTCAGATTCAGAATCAGAATCGGAAATTTGGAGTGGGTGA
- the LOC124184466 gene encoding THAP domain-containing protein 2-like isoform X4, whose product MVRKCCACFKGCGKGEKITLHKFPRDQFVRRQWVNAIQRKNFMPSNTSVLCSRHFTAECFTYGKSGSQKRVFIKPNAVPTLFPPITQSRRSLMRSILPPPSKTECSENGFLASQSSNPEEYVKLEAQAYTDTNVSEAGMSIESAENVLDMEFLKEQGSSIDWVEHFDQSNSSPAHVNEQSASIDWVQHCERSNDSITQYNRESNPPSFAEEQKNCDDSDDVFEFKSRRRILKNLNSALSRIAAQRKELKIAFQSCTIREI is encoded by the exons ATGGTCCGAAAGTGTTGCGCTTGTTTCAAAGGTTGCGGCAAGGGGGAAAAGATAACCTTACACaa ATTTCCTAGAGATCAATTTGTTCGGCGACAATGGGTGAATGCAATTCAACGTAAAAACTTTATGCCAAGCAATACAAGTGTTCTATGCAGCAGACATTTCACCGCTGAATGTTTTACATATGGAAAGTCTGGCAGCCAAAAAAGGGTATTTATAAAACCGAACGCAGTTCCTACGCTATTTCCACCGATAACACAATCCAG GAGATCCTTAATGCGATCGATACTTCCACCTCCAAGCAAAACAGAATGTTCTGAGAATGGATTTCTTGCGAGTCAATCGAGCAATCCTGAGGAATATGTGAAGTTGGAAGCGCAAGCGTATACCGATACCAATGTCAGTGAGGCTGGTATGTCGATAGAATCAGCAGAAAACGTATTGGACATGGAGTTCCTAAAAGAGCAAGGTAGCTCCATAGACTGGGTTGAACATTTTGACCAAAGCAATAGCTCACCGGCACACGTCAATGAACAGAGTGCCTCTATAGACTGGGTTCAGCATTGTGAACGAAGTAACGACTCCATCACACAATACAATAG agagTCCAATCCTCCATCGTTCGCTGAAGAACAAAAGAATTGTGATGATAGTGACGATGTATTTGAgtttaaatcaagaagaagaattcTTAAGAATTTAAACTCGGCATTGAGCCGTATAGCAGCACAGCGGAAAGAgctaaaaatt GCGTTCCAAAGCTGTACGATTCGTGAGATATAG
- the LOC124184456 gene encoding sterol regulatory element-binding protein 1, with amino-acid sequence MADPTVNWPNIPQENEFPNFPANDSFNLNEMTGFDELLTNCENELLKNENLFSDETLLSQLEEPIPMDDDTLEFLGVNNRRDFKDPSILEASNAKKDVTLTLPSSTPAQQSTPCVPDSIQVQSRAQRISIPQTPTVFSSQYTLPQNMNFNVQSPVVTLAPVATQQRQLLFPAKLIKSESLVYSTGSQAITSTSVPHQIHTLVNTANGTVLATGIPVVLDTEKVQINRINSGSHVGVPRVREVKRSAHNAIERRYRTSINDKIIELKNIIVGVEAKLNKSAILRKTIDYIRFLQNTNAKLKAENMALKMAEQRQNLRDLLACGELTPPRSDSSEPSLSPAPASPSPPSPSSLKDDTESLHSLHHSMVPQTKGMRDHTRLTLCAFLFVVLAFNPLGLVMNNMRRLNLDYTDARIDGRTILQYQDPSDLDTGIWTNIFLWLTNVILLICGLSRLLLYGDPMLPFDNKTTLELRRWKRQAEFNISKQNYEQAYRDLCQCLRCFGRSLPSNRMETFFATAWQIVRQVLHKLWLGRWVAQVAKWFQDKSERQQAQISSLELAIVYQHMLCLRLSQGSAEATLFLALSAVNYGEAAEDAVPKSLMAEFYVNAALCLKQALFPFIRKYYLGKARMLLNTCTVPAKLKWIMSVEGARFLASQKWQYGEQFVCDFTSQCSKADPLSFAARAYREHLINQSLRLLTGTAEDSHASTVLELARNIMASAEVEPYFISDDKLTIKKCEDEVGLWWGAVIYVAASWRLGEDDQIAWSILESRFPFDKNRQQPNASSPNNSTNPLPHAVLFALQARRSTRRTAMRLVDQAGVLLEHSMAYYHCKQQSSQNTLLTQLLVCDGLLEVRTSLWQEIEGELTRPVSGQALVGFQRDLACLRQLCQHIPSVLTRVFLYEATARLMAGAAPVRTQILLDRSLRHRNLRPSVICGKDRSQEQGSGEREHAAALYLACRHLPTLLLASPGERAGMLAEAAKTLERIGDQKRLQECYELMRQLGPAISVN; translated from the exons aTGGCTGATCCTACGGTAAATTGGCCCAACATACCTCAGGAAAATGAATTCCCAAATTTTCCTGCCAATGACAGCTTCAATTTAAACGAAATGACTGGCTTCGATG AATTACTGACAAACTGCGAGAAcgagttattgaaaaatgaaaatctctTCAGTGACGAAACCCTGTTGTCTCAATTGGAAGAACCGATACCGATGGACGATGACACCTTAGAATTCCTTGGTGTGAACAATCGCAGGGATTTCAAAGATCCATCCATACTCGAGGCCAGCAATGCTAAAAAAGATGTCACTCTAACTCTACCATCTTCGACTCCTGCTCAACAATCAACTCCCTGTGTACCTGACTCAATTCAAGTGCAATCAAGAGCGCAAAGAATTAGCATTCCTCAGACTCCTACAGTGTTTAGCTCTCAGTACACCCTTCctcaaaatatgaattttaacGTTCAATCCCCAGTTGTGACCTTAGCCCCAGTTGCTACCCAGCAAAGGCAACTCCTATTTCCCGCTAAACTGATCAAGTCGGAGTCACTTGTTTACTCCACAGGGTCTCAGGCAATTACTTCAACATCTGTACCGCATCAGATTCATACACTGGTCAATACAGCAAATGGGACTGTGCTTGCTACAG GTATTCCAGTCGTTTTGGATACCGAGAAAGTACAAATTAACAGAATCAATTCTGGATCCCACGTCGGAGTGCCTAGAGTCAGAGAGGTGAAGCGAAGTGCTCACAATGCAATTGAACGCCGCTACAGAACTTCTATCAATGATAAAATCATTGAGCTGAAAAACATTATTGTTGGAGTAGAAGCAAAACTTAACAAATCTGCAATTTTACGGAAAACGATCGATTACATCAG GTTCCTTCAAAACACCAATGCTAAATTGAAAGCTGAGAACATGGCGTTGAAAATGGCTGAACAACGACAAAATCTGCGTGATCTATTAGCTTGTGGAGAACTGACACCTCCACGCTCTGACAGCAGTGAGCCATCTCTGTCCCCTGCTCCAGCATCCCCATCCCCACCATCGCCATCTTCTTTGAAGGATGATACAGAGTCTCTGCATAGTCTACATCATTCAATGGTGCCACAGACCAAAGGAATGAGGGATCATACCCGTCTCACTTTGTGTGCTTTCTTATTTGTTGTATTAGCTTTCAATCCACTCGGTCTTGTTATGAATAACATGCGAAGATTGAATCTTGATTATACTGACGCACGAATAGATGGGAGAACAATACTTCAATATCAAG ATCCGTCAGATTTGGATACAGGAATATGGACGAATATATTCTTGTGGTTGACAAACGTCATTCTTTTGATTTGTGGTCTGAGTCGGCTTCTTCTTTATGGTGACCCTATGCTACCTTTTGACAATAAAACGACATTAGAATTACGTAGATGGAAGCGCCAGGCAGAGTTCAATatatcaaaacaaaattatgagCAAGCTTATCGAGACTTATGCCAATGTTTGAGATGTTTCGGACGTTCGCTACCATCTAACCGTATGGAGACATTCTTTGCTACAGCTTGGCAAATCGTGCGACAAGTTTTGCATAAATTGTGGCTGGGTCGATGGGTGGCTCAAGTTGCAAAGTGGTTTCAGGACAAGTCAGAAAGGCAGCAGGCACAAATATCTTCTTTAGAGTTAGCAATTGTCTACCAGCACATGCTCTGTCTTAGACTTTCTCAAGGATCGGCTGAAGCCACCTTATTCCTTGCGCTGTCGGCAGTCAACTATGGCGAAGCTGCTGAAGATGCGGTTCCAAAATCTTTGATGGCTGAGTTTTATGTAAATGCAGCACTGTGCTTGAAACAAGCTCTCTTTCCTTTCATCCGTAAATACTATCTCGGCAAGGCACGAATGTTATTAAATACATGCACTGTGCCAGCAAAACTGAAATGGATTATGAGTGTGGAGGGAGCCCGTTTTCTTGCATCACAGAAATGGCAGTACGGTGAACAATTCGTCTGTGACTTTACTTCTCAGTGTAGCAAAGCTGACCCCTTGTCCTTCGCGGCTCGGGCTTACCGAGAACATTTGATCAACCAAAGCCTCCGCCTTCTGACTGGCACTGCAGAGGACAGTCATGCATCAACAGTCCTCGAACTTGCTCGAAATATAATGGCTTCTGCCGAAGTTGAGCCCTACTTCATTAGTGATGACAAGCTGACCATAAAGA AATGTGAAGATGAAGTGGGACTGTGGTGGGGTGCAGTGATCTACGTTGCTGCAAGCTGGAGATTAGGCGAAGATGACCAAATAGCGTGGAGTATTTTAGAGAGCCGGTTTCCTTTTGATAAGAATCGTCAGCAACCGAATGCAAGCTCTCCGAACAACAGTACCAATCCACTGCCTCATGCTGTTCTCTTCGCACTTCAGGCACGTCGTTCAACTAGAAGAACGGCAATGAGACTGGTAGATCAGGCGGGGGTGCTGCTTGAACATTCAATGGCCTACTATCATTGCAAACAGCAGTCTTCACAGAATACTCTG CTTACGCAACTATTGGTATGTGACGGGCTCCTCGAGGTACGCACTAGTTTATGGCAAGAAATAGAAGGTGAATTAACCAGACCGGTATCAGGTCAAGCTCTTGTAGGCTTTCAACGAGATCTGGCGTGCCTGCGTCAACTGTGTCAGCACATACCG TCTGTCTTAACGAGGGTATTTTTATACGAAGCCACAGCTCGGCTTATGGCAGGTGCTGCACCTGTCCGAACTCAGATTTTGTTGGATCGCAGCTTACGGCATCGGAATTTGCGTCCGTCTGTAATATGCGGCAAAGATCGTTCCCAAGAACAGGGGAGCGGCGAAAGAGAACACGCCGCTGCTTTGTACCTCGCTTGTCGTCATTTGCCCACCTTGCTACTAGCTTCACCTGGTGAACGCGCTGGAATGCTTGCAGAAGCTGCCAAAACACTGGAAAGAATTGGGGACCAAAAACGTCTTCAAGAATGCTATGAACTTATGCGACAATTGGGACCAGCGATTTCTGTGAATTGA
- the LOC124184466 gene encoding uncharacterized protein LOC124184466 isoform X5 — MPSNTSVLCSRHFTAECFTYGKSGSQKRVFIKPNAVPTLFPPITQSRRSLMRSILPPPSKTECSENGFLASQSSNPEEYVKLEAQAYTDTNVSEAGMSIESAENVLDMEFLKEQGSSIDWVEHFDQSNSSPAHVNEQSASIDWVQHCERSNDSITQYNRESNPPSFAEEQKNCDDSDDVFEFKSRRRILKNLNSALSRIAAQRKELKIVKQKNRLLEKRLSILKALLTHVLSEKILSEDENISDSESESEIWSG; from the exons ATGCCAAGCAATACAAGTGTTCTATGCAGCAGACATTTCACCGCTGAATGTTTTACATATGGAAAGTCTGGCAGCCAAAAAAGGGTATTTATAAAACCGAACGCAGTTCCTACGCTATTTCCACCGATAACACAATCCAG GAGATCCTTAATGCGATCGATACTTCCACCTCCAAGCAAAACAGAATGTTCTGAGAATGGATTTCTTGCGAGTCAATCGAGCAATCCTGAGGAATATGTGAAGTTGGAAGCGCAAGCGTATACCGATACCAATGTCAGTGAGGCTGGTATGTCGATAGAATCAGCAGAAAACGTATTGGACATGGAGTTCCTAAAAGAGCAAGGTAGCTCCATAGACTGGGTTGAACATTTTGACCAAAGCAATAGCTCACCGGCACACGTCAATGAACAGAGTGCCTCTATAGACTGGGTTCAGCATTGTGAACGAAGTAACGACTCCATCACACAATACAATAG agagTCCAATCCTCCATCGTTCGCTGAAGAACAAAAGAATTGTGATGATAGTGACGATGTATTTGAgtttaaatcaagaagaagaattcTTAAGAATTTAAACTCGGCATTGAGCCGTATAGCAGCACAGCGGAAAGAgctaaaaattgtaaaacagaaaaataggCTACTTGAAAAACGTTTATCCATACTTAAAGCACTGTTAACGCATGTGttaagtgaaaaaatactttcagAAGATGAAAACATCTCAGATTCAGAATCAGAATCGGAAATTTGGAGTGGGTGA
- the LOC124184466 gene encoding THAP domain-containing protein 2-like isoform X3, with translation MVRKCCACFKGCGKGEKITLHKFPRDQFVRRQWVNAIQRKNFMPSNTSVLCSRHFTAECFTYGKSGSQKRVFIKPNAVPTLFPPITQSRRSLMRSILPPPSKTECSENGFLASQSSNPEEYVKLEAQAYTDTNVSEAGMSIESAENVLDMEFLKEQGSSIDWVEHFDQSNSSPAHVNEQSASIDWVQHCERSNDSITQYNRESNPPSFAEEQKNCDDSDDVFEFKSRRRILKNLNSALSRIAAQRKELKIKMKTSQIQNQNRKFGVGDARCWVF, from the exons ATGGTCCGAAAGTGTTGCGCTTGTTTCAAAGGTTGCGGCAAGGGGGAAAAGATAACCTTACACaa ATTTCCTAGAGATCAATTTGTTCGGCGACAATGGGTGAATGCAATTCAACGTAAAAACTTTATGCCAAGCAATACAAGTGTTCTATGCAGCAGACATTTCACCGCTGAATGTTTTACATATGGAAAGTCTGGCAGCCAAAAAAGGGTATTTATAAAACCGAACGCAGTTCCTACGCTATTTCCACCGATAACACAATCCAG GAGATCCTTAATGCGATCGATACTTCCACCTCCAAGCAAAACAGAATGTTCTGAGAATGGATTTCTTGCGAGTCAATCGAGCAATCCTGAGGAATATGTGAAGTTGGAAGCGCAAGCGTATACCGATACCAATGTCAGTGAGGCTGGTATGTCGATAGAATCAGCAGAAAACGTATTGGACATGGAGTTCCTAAAAGAGCAAGGTAGCTCCATAGACTGGGTTGAACATTTTGACCAAAGCAATAGCTCACCGGCACACGTCAATGAACAGAGTGCCTCTATAGACTGGGTTCAGCATTGTGAACGAAGTAACGACTCCATCACACAATACAATAG agagTCCAATCCTCCATCGTTCGCTGAAGAACAAAAGAATTGTGATGATAGTGACGATGTATTTGAgtttaaatcaagaagaagaattcTTAAGAATTTAAACTCGGCATTGAGCCGTATAGCAGCACAGCGGAAAGAgctaaaaatt AAGATGAAAACATCTCAGATTCAGAATCAGAATCGGAAATTTGGAGTGGGTGATGCTAGATGCTGGGTTTTCTGA
- the LOC124184466 gene encoding THAP domain-containing protein 2-like isoform X1, protein MVRKCCACFKGCGKGEKITLHKFPRDQFVRRQWVNAIQRKNFMPSNTSVLCSRHFTAECFTYGKSGSQKRVFIKPNAVPTLFPPITQSRRSLMRSILPPPSKTECSENGFLASQSSNPEEYVKLEAQAYTDTNVSEAGMSIESAENVLDMEFLKEQGSSIDWVEHFDQSNSSPAHVNEQSASIDWVQHCERSNDSITQYNRESNPPSFAEEQKNCDDSDDVFEFKSRRRILKNLNSALSRIAAQRKELKIVKQKNRLLEKRLSILKALLTHVLSEKILSEDENISDSESESEIWSG, encoded by the exons ATGGTCCGAAAGTGTTGCGCTTGTTTCAAAGGTTGCGGCAAGGGGGAAAAGATAACCTTACACaa ATTTCCTAGAGATCAATTTGTTCGGCGACAATGGGTGAATGCAATTCAACGTAAAAACTTTATGCCAAGCAATACAAGTGTTCTATGCAGCAGACATTTCACCGCTGAATGTTTTACATATGGAAAGTCTGGCAGCCAAAAAAGGGTATTTATAAAACCGAACGCAGTTCCTACGCTATTTCCACCGATAACACAATCCAG GAGATCCTTAATGCGATCGATACTTCCACCTCCAAGCAAAACAGAATGTTCTGAGAATGGATTTCTTGCGAGTCAATCGAGCAATCCTGAGGAATATGTGAAGTTGGAAGCGCAAGCGTATACCGATACCAATGTCAGTGAGGCTGGTATGTCGATAGAATCAGCAGAAAACGTATTGGACATGGAGTTCCTAAAAGAGCAAGGTAGCTCCATAGACTGGGTTGAACATTTTGACCAAAGCAATAGCTCACCGGCACACGTCAATGAACAGAGTGCCTCTATAGACTGGGTTCAGCATTGTGAACGAAGTAACGACTCCATCACACAATACAATAG agagTCCAATCCTCCATCGTTCGCTGAAGAACAAAAGAATTGTGATGATAGTGACGATGTATTTGAgtttaaatcaagaagaagaattcTTAAGAATTTAAACTCGGCATTGAGCCGTATAGCAGCACAGCGGAAAGAgctaaaaattgtaaaacagaaaaataggCTACTTGAAAAACGTTTATCCATACTTAAAGCACTGTTAACGCATGTGttaagtgaaaaaatactttcagAAGATGAAAACATCTCAGATTCAGAATCAGAATCGGAAATTTGGAGTGGGTGA